In Halarcobacter bivalviorum, a genomic segment contains:
- a CDS encoding PAS domain-containing protein, with amino-acid sequence MSNENSKLQTLQLEEKISKLTLENESLKNQLFKIEYLYNFFNKYAINSETNKKGEITYVSQPFIDISGYTEEELIGSNHSIVRHPDMNSEVFKEMWETITAKRVWRGEIKNQKKDGGFYWVDSIIFPILNQKDEIEGFKSIRFDITDSKRVDDIFEDILDVDDSIEF; translated from the coding sequence ATGAGTAATGAAAATTCAAAACTACAAACACTTCAATTAGAAGAAAAAATCTCAAAACTTACTTTAGAAAACGAGTCTTTAAAAAATCAATTATTTAAAATTGAATATTTATATAACTTCTTTAATAAATATGCTATTAACTCAGAAACAAATAAAAAAGGGGAAATTACATATGTAAGTCAACCTTTTATAGATATTTCTGGATATACTGAAGAAGAATTAATTGGCTCAAATCATAGTATTGTAAGACATCCAGATATGAACAGTGAAGTTTTTAAAGAGATGTGGGAAACTATTACTGCAAAAAGAGTTTGGAGAGGTGAAATAAAAAATCAAAAAAAAGATGGTGGTTTTTATTGGGTTGATTCTATTATTTTTCCTATATTAAATCAAAAAGATGAGATTGAAGGATTTAAATCTATAAGATTTGATATAACTGATTCTAAAAGAGTTGATGACATTTTTGAAGATATACTTGATGTGGATGATAGTATAGAATTTTAA
- the def gene encoding peptide deformylase: MIREVLTYPNKLLRTKSSDVEKFDSELHTLLDDMYDTMIAENGVGLAAIQVGIPLNVLIINLPNEEDIQEKEDLIEAINPVITHKDGVQIFVEGCLSVPGFNEEVKRAQHIIVEYYNRDGEKQTMECEDFLAVAWQHEMEHLSGHLFIENLSITKRKKFEKEWKKRLKNKN; the protein is encoded by the coding sequence ATGATTAGAGAAGTTTTAACATATCCAAATAAACTACTTAGAACAAAATCAAGTGATGTAGAGAAGTTCGATAGTGAACTTCATACATTACTAGATGATATGTATGATACTATGATAGCTGAGAATGGCGTAGGCTTAGCAGCAATTCAAGTTGGGATTCCTTTAAATGTATTAATTATCAATTTACCAAATGAGGAAGACATACAAGAAAAAGAGGATTTAATTGAAGCAATTAATCCTGTAATTACTCATAAAGATGGAGTACAAATTTTTGTAGAGGGTTGTCTTAGTGTTCCTGGTTTTAATGAAGAAGTTAAAAGAGCACAACATATAATTGTTGAATACTATAATAGAGATGGTGAAAAACAAACTATGGAGTGTGAAGATTTTTTAGCAGTAGCATGGCAACATGAAATGGAACATTTATCAGGACATCTTTTTATAGAAAATCTATCAATTACAAAAAGAAAAAAATTTGAAAAAGAGTGGAAAAAGAGACTAAAAAATAAGAACTAG